The Phaseolus vulgaris cultivar G19833 chromosome 5, P. vulgaris v2.0, whole genome shotgun sequence genomic interval TGAAGTTTTACATGTGAACGtaacaaataagaaaataaactcACATTAATCATTacattaagattttttttacaattacaTAGTTTAATAATGCACGTCactgtaaaaaataataatataatttactttCAAACCGAGTAGAGCTGAATTATATACATTTGTGGTCGAAGGAAAAAAATGGAGTTCTCATGCtgtaaataaattatatctaaCTATAATCAGATAGATATGAACagatgaaaaagataatgtAAAATAAGATTTGTAATGGGATGAATTGAGatatagtaaaaataaatattataaaatttgtaacagataatacaataaaacatttttttaatcattgttTCATGACAATACCTACTTTAATTTTGTCACTATAggcattaaattatttttattttattttctatcaccattctacaccttttaaaaaaagtgtttttttattgCAAAGACTTacactatatatttttttatttagtaaacATGGATTTAGCTATAGGAAATATTATTCACTACAGAGAATGATTTAGagaattttagaaactaaaaacttTTAGTTTTAGACagttattaaaaataagatattatCATGTATTGATCAttagaaattatatttatttcattaaagacttctattttggtctctaattaATTATGGTCAGAGAAAAATATTCACTTATTAATAGTCATGTATTTACCATTGTATCAATCTATATGAATAAGACTGAGTATGTTTAAcatactttattttaattttaattatttgttatgaataaaaaattaaaatttaacacATCATTcgtcattatattttttttcttatatctcAGAAATAGTCCAGCATCAGGTTAGAATTATAAGATTAAgataaacttaaattttatttttataagaattatcatttgaattatataaaatttatttactaaTTTATTTGAGTGATGTATGGTTTTATTGATCATTGTCATGGTACTTTTAACAatacataaatattaattatccaATATTATTGATCAATAATGGAATCAACCAAAATCACCTTTATCACTTTGTCTTCTTCAATTCCATCATCATAGAAAATAGTCATTCAGCATCACTTATTTTGCAAAATTATACTTATTAAATAATTACactgaaataataattatattgaaataatattattaaatttttcatttctatTGAATGTTAAAACTTCTTAATTTATACTtgaaaaattttaataatatttctgAAAATTATTCATTCATCTATAATAATGGCTAAAGAAGGTTGGATGCAGATGCTGACTAGTTGAAGAATGCACCCAAAACAAATTATAGGTGAAAATTAATAGTAGtcattcttcctgcaccccatgtGTTGTTCAGGTAtaccataaattttaaaatttcataattgtttttcagtaaaaaaaaaaagtaaaaaataagagGCATTCCCAATGCTTTTTGGTTTAATTTTGTAAAGGCCCAATATGTTAATATGTTCCTGATACAATAGCAAAACTTTTGAGGCAGTTTCTTCCAGTATACttacatttttcattttgtacCCCCACAATTTAATAAATCTTGAAACTGACCTTTACATGTTATTTGAATTTGGGATCTGGGAGTGtgttacggattcatcaattcgaaagtgaatcatgttgcttTCTGGACGAGGGAATGTTTTGGAAacaaagtttgcataaattgttgatttctgAATTGCTGAATCCGAAAGCCTAATTCCTATTACAGATTGGTGGAtttagaatgattttttttaattatggatttctaaatccagaatgcatattttgaattaagaaTTGGTGGATCCATAATgctttttttcaattatggatgttctgccttttttattttggattaacactgCCACTCATGTACCGGACGtgccaatccaaaaatttaccgGAAACAACAATCTGGAAATTTACCAGATTTCATAATTcagaatgcaaaaaaaaaaaaatgtacaattTCATATAGAAACAGTGTTGTCTTTGCGCAATTTTgtggaggtgcaagaagaaaaatgtaggggtcaGGAAGAAACTACCAAGTTTTGAAGAACACATGAGGGCGCAGAAAGAAGCAGTCTAGTTGGGATTGTTTGAATATAAtaaactaaagagcccaatacCTTccaatttcataatttaaagGCTTGGACCCACAGTAGTTTGTAggaaatttcttcctgcacctccattcgagacaacttttttttttttcatatttttcactGACATCCCTTTTTCTGGattctaaaatttcaaattttagagtttggaataaaaaattgtatttcaaattCTAGAGTTTGGAAGGTTTAGGGATTATAgaatttgaaaataagaaaaaacaacAAATCCTATACCTTTAGCCTAAAGGTAATTTTGGAATTAAAAGATTTATGAAGGTGGAAGAAGAAAATATGGAGATGGAGGAAGAAATTGTCCAAGTTATGTTCGCAAGTAAGAAATAAAACCTCCAACATGTTGCAATTACTTCTTGGACTTAATCAAATTTGAACCTTCGTCCAATTTTTACATGGAATGATAAAAATGCCTTTAAGCAAAAGGGAGTGCAAGTAAACATGTTTTGAAGTCTCATTTccataatattttttgaatttggatttgcataacactaatttttaaattggaaaTCCCTTATCTggaatatgtattttttattttccagaattttttttccataacgtattttttcattctaaaatagtttttccaaaatgaaattttgatttttgaattctaTTATGAAATTTCATTTCTCAAATACAATAAACTATTCCACCAAATTTGCTTTTccaaaatgtatttatttaatttcggatttttattttcaaaatgaatggcatttttgaaaatttaaaagtgtATAGGGAGCAGAGAAAGAATTTGCCAATCATGTTTTATTTGTTACTTCCTCCATTTTTATCATCTGTTACTTTCTAAAATATCTatcattttacatttaaaatttaaaattttaaatgctttgtattCAATTATATCCCTATCAGAAAAGAGAGAGAACCAAGAGTATATCAAACATCATTTATTGTATTTCTTGATGTGTCAATAActtcaaatgataaaaaaaaaacaggattttttttttgtcgtaTGTCTAACAAAGCAATACAGATACATTAGGTTTTGGTTTCCTTTTATGCGTGTTTTGGACAAAGCAATTTGAAAAGACTATTGATGCAATGCCAATCATCAATCTTTCGAAGAGACTCAAACATAACTTAAATTTAGATTCACATCACCTCCTACCTAAAAAATTTAAGGTAacatgtttttatatattttttataatattgctCAATTTTCTGTTTTTCTCTCTATGTAAGTTTCAATCACTTGATTCTTAAACTATTTGACTTGTTATACAGATTGTTTCAGAAGTTCTGAGAATTTATGAAGAATGAGTCTTTTGGGTCATCATTGATgctttacaaaataatttttgtcaAAACAGTAATATTGTTCATTTCTAATATGATAAACTCTTGTAGCAGTTCAGTATTAAGTTTGATTTGATATTAAGTGGaaagtaaataaatttgaaGTTATGTTCCAATTTTATAGGTTGTGCAAATCTGTGTGAAGTGGGAGGACATTCTCTTAGGTAAGAAATAGTTACTGAATTACATAATCAGTGAAAGAACATCTGCTGAAGGATGATACCCTAAGTATACTGTTGGTAGATTCCTAACATATCTTTGCATTTGTTGAGAACAAAGGTGAAAGACTGTGCCAGAACAGTAGGATCATTGTTTCTACCTAACAAAGCTATTTCTATCTTTTACCATGTTACAGACAGTGGTGACAATCATTGAATTTTGCGTGTGGATTAGAGAATTCAGGGACCAAGGAATCACGAACACATGTCATGGATTTTGTGGACATTGGACTAGACTAGACCAGCATGTAATGAAAGGTTGCACCAAGGACAATGACATTATTTAAAATGTTGTAGCTTGGTCTTAATGATTCTGATAAGAAAGTGACTCAACTAAGCCTAACTATTTTGCTTCTGAACTTGTTCATGCCTAAGTGCTGTTTTTAAATTGCTGCAAGAAGGTTGATTATGTGCAAATTCCTTTGAGAAGCAAGTGGAACTAAATCATACCTTGTTGTTGAGTACTTGTGTATggttataattttttagaacCTTTACAGTGAACAACTACAAACAAAATTGTAAAGGACAAGGTAGAATAATGTGGTTTCAATTCATTCGCAAGATTCTTAACTTTATTCCCCTGTAAAGGCTAAAAGCAACTCAATTATGCCAACCAAGATCTCATTTCCCTTTTATCAAATCTTCACTGATATTCATGTCTTAATCCAAGAACTCTTTTTTAGATTCTCTTGAAAATTTATAACTCATTTCTGCTGTTTCTTTTTCTCTCAAGTTTGGTAGAGATGGAGTACCAGACACTGCTCTAAGAACCAACAGTCAAACGAAGTATCAGCACATCCATGTCCCGAGGGGAGAAAACAGAGAAACAAAAGGCACATGCTCAACCAACTATTCTCATAATATCACTCAAATTTCTGCaactcaaatttattttctttctgtttcctatgataaaaaataataagtatgTATCCTTTCAACAAGAAAGgggaaagaaaaaacaaagagTCAAAGCaagaattggaaaaaaaaatacacaagaaataaaaaagatgttAAAAGAACATGTTCCTTATCTTAGCAAGTAGTGGCTTGAGTTCGAGATTGAGTTCTTTCTTAGTATACAGTTGTGTTGAATACTCGAACAAGATTGTGTCCTGTGAAAGatgttttgttttcctcatGTGCTCTTACATGCATAGATCAACAAGGAGAATTCAActctatctttatctttctgTGCAATCTTTTCCTCTAACCACAATCTGCTGTCCAAGCCACTTCTGGTCCTGAACATGAACACTGCATACCCAGAAGCGGGGTTGAAAAACCAGTTATGAACATCCCACAGCAAATCCACCAGCAACCCATCAACAAAAATGGTTTGGTTGCCCCTGAAATTCCACTGCAGCCTCTTCACACGGATCACCGTTTTCTTATCAATGCAAACGGACAAAACAGGAGCCTTGAGGCCCTCATTCTCGCCACTGCATCGGATCAAAATGTCATGCCAAGTTCCAGTGTCGCAGAACTGAGCCTTGGTGGCGTAAACGGCGTTGCCAGAGCAATGTTCACGCCGTGACAACAGCGACACTTTGGCCAGAAGGGTTCTCGTTTTGAACTTCTTCACCACATCTTCTTCTCCCAGAACAAGGCCTATCTCTGCATCAACAAGAATCGCCACGTAAAACCCTTCAACAGGTTCGGGACCAGTCTCGTACTTGGCCTTCGAGAGGTCCCAGAACACTTCAACCTTAGAGTCTTCGGATTCTAGGACCTTGCTTCCCTTCTTTTTCCTGAAAAACCGTGAATTCGTGTTGAGCCTGAAAGACGGTGCCAAAGGGTTCTCTTCGCCGAAGCTTATGGCGAGTCCTTGGTTGGAGTTGCTCTTGCACCACGTGACTGTGATGAGAACCTGCTTTTGGTTGGAGAGGGTGGTTTTGTAGACAGAGGACACCGAGTTTTGTGTTGAAGGTGTAACACTGGGAGATATGCACGCGTTTTTTGAGTAGCTAGAACACGAAGACTGTGACACATTCACTGCGTTCTCATTGAAGCAAGATATATAATCTGCCATATTCATTTTAGCATAATAAGAGCAACCAGAAGCTGAGATCTGAAGTTTTGGACTAAAGGAATGGTGGGTGCTTTTTGTTTTTCAGAATCTAAGGAGAAATCATGAGCTCAGAAGAATGGATTTGAACTGTGTTTGTGCTGGTTTGGTTTTCTGAAAGGGAAGAAAAATGGAGAAGGAAAATCAACAAAAAGggcagggatgagaagagaagagaaagaagagaagacaGTGTTGTTCCTGAAAAGGACCATTACCATTTAATTTCCATTAACATTACTTTCTCTTCTCTCTTACCTTAAACTATGTACCTATGTTCCTGTATATACctataaataatgataatacCAATATGTTAATTAATTAACATGAAGAAAAGAATAGAAGAATGATACACAAACCTAGGTGGGGTGCTTTTTTAATCTAATTTGCCAGTT includes:
- the LOC137835651 gene encoding uncharacterized protein, with the translated sequence MNMADYISCFNENAVNVSQSSCSSYSKNACISPSVTPSTQNSVSSVYKTTLSNQKQVLITVTWCKSNSNQGLAISFGEENPLAPSFRLNTNSRFFRKKKGSKVLESEDSKVEVFWDLSKAKYETGPEPVEGFYVAILVDAEIGLVLGEEDVVKKFKTRTLLAKVSLLSRREHCSGNAVYATKAQFCDTGTWHDILIRCSGENEGLKAPVLSVCIDKKTVIRVKRLQWNFRGNQTIFVDGLLVDLLWDVHNWFFNPASGYAVFMFRTRSGLDSRLWLEEKIAQKDKDRVEFSLLIYACKST